A window from Sphingopyxis alaskensis RB2256 encodes these proteins:
- a CDS encoding HU family DNA-binding protein, protein MNNSDLADALAASNGISKSDARKYVDGVFAAIADAAAKGEEISLNGFGKFKVKDSPAREGRNPSTGETIQIAASKKLTFAPAKAVKDKLNG, encoded by the coding sequence GTGAACAATAGCGACCTAGCCGACGCCCTTGCCGCCTCGAACGGCATTTCCAAGTCCGATGCGCGCAAATATGTCGATGGCGTCTTCGCCGCCATCGCGGACGCGGCAGCAAAGGGCGAGGAAATCTCGCTGAACGGCTTTGGCAAGTTCAAGGTAAAGGACAGCCCGGCGCGTGAGGGCCGCAATCCTTCGACCGGCGAAACCATCCAGATCGCTGCGTCGAAGAAGCTGACCTTCGCACCCGCCAAGGCGGTGAAGGACAAGCTCAACGGTTAA
- a CDS encoding DUF736 domain-containing protein — MATIANLTVKNDGSLEGTLATLTVSAPIAIIPNARKAKESEPDYRIISRKNGFELGAGWNRFSQNTGAEYVSVSLSAPEFGTIYGNIANAPGDDPTKKVIIWNPPA, encoded by the coding sequence ATGGCCACTATCGCTAACCTCACCGTGAAGAACGACGGCAGCCTCGAAGGTACGCTCGCCACTCTCACCGTTTCGGCACCGATTGCCATCATCCCCAACGCCCGCAAGGCCAAGGAATCCGAACCCGACTATCGCATCATCAGCCGCAAGAACGGCTTCGAGTTGGGCGCAGGCTGGAACCGCTTCTCGCAGAATACGGGCGCCGAATATGTCTCGGTCTCGCTGTCCGCGCCCGAGTTCGGCACCATCTACGGTAATATCGCCAACGCGCCCGGCGACGACCCGACGAAGAAGGTCATCATCTGGAATCCGCCGGCCTGA
- the dpdD gene encoding protein DpdD yields the protein MIGPNLDAAQAVLADLVALQPCASASNEIAALCADVTQSVISETFPGALVPVIDRAGSMQIDVAAPTMSDWRRLKPVLLAFAGPTLTGFDGVPEPFAAIDPIGARLQRAAPAVTAIMRLPADDRARVAALRAVLRARDTLSRAPELQRSAPVPTSWLLAQFQDYLNVGRRDAATGILDRLRSELRLDALNVKFLEVQLLAAFGDWASIVALPEFASLCVARRTPAVTAVLLEALYRTHIAGPFDAENVADTRAAFEGSAQSFVQSMIITAAPPGLRVGGWRLLGLEALSDPGRQDLLAILADPAQDLGWITELLPTQAPLAPQEIGVAPPIDAAREALVQADAVDSIDLLADAMAAMARLSPDELALLHETMPFRPIVQATDELANIAPPKSWIAWLDRAADPAFANALDIARLGKDEWEIGASACDPVAVGAFVAALEKAQGNKLAADRTSQALPYLVAWLQRDDEFPRAALSPIYGGLLTLFALGSARGATIYESSQVLVEGLLASGLDQKAYRDLIADIDEIAGDGFGVDMIYWVLELVESFMNAATPDASARETFLHRILARIVPIYGRLTRIQRIAVRLLSSELGWSPPVTPATDVEPADDGLASRLAGLRIAIYSLTESSSRQAKAVLEEISPSVTVDTNADHGGSPRLRALAENSDLFVMTWLSAKHAATDFIREHRGGRTLLYSQGKGFSSIVRAIEAHLLKKA from the coding sequence ATGATCGGCCCGAACCTCGATGCGGCGCAGGCCGTACTGGCAGATCTCGTCGCCCTCCAGCCATGCGCGAGCGCGAGCAATGAAATCGCCGCATTGTGCGCGGATGTGACCCAATCGGTGATCTCCGAGACATTTCCCGGTGCGCTCGTTCCTGTCATCGACCGTGCCGGATCGATGCAGATCGATGTTGCGGCGCCGACCATGTCCGACTGGCGGCGGCTCAAGCCCGTCCTGCTGGCGTTCGCCGGACCGACGCTTACCGGGTTCGACGGCGTGCCAGAGCCGTTCGCCGCTATCGATCCGATCGGTGCCCGCCTCCAACGTGCCGCGCCCGCTGTCACCGCGATCATGCGCTTGCCGGCCGACGATCGCGCGCGCGTTGCGGCCTTGCGCGCTGTCCTGCGCGCGCGCGACACGCTTTCGCGCGCGCCCGAATTGCAGCGCTCGGCCCCAGTCCCGACCTCTTGGCTGCTGGCGCAGTTCCAGGATTATCTCAACGTCGGGCGCCGCGATGCGGCCACCGGCATTCTCGACCGCCTCCGCAGCGAACTCCGCCTCGACGCGCTCAACGTCAAATTTCTCGAGGTCCAACTGCTTGCCGCCTTTGGGGATTGGGCGTCCATCGTCGCGCTTCCCGAATTTGCAAGCTTGTGCGTCGCGCGGAGAACCCCCGCCGTCACCGCGGTTCTCTTGGAAGCGTTGTATCGAACCCATATTGCTGGACCGTTCGACGCCGAGAATGTGGCCGACACGCGCGCTGCGTTCGAGGGTTCGGCCCAGTCCTTCGTGCAGTCGATGATTATCACCGCTGCACCGCCAGGGTTGCGGGTGGGTGGATGGCGGCTCCTCGGTCTGGAAGCACTCTCAGATCCCGGTCGCCAGGACCTGCTCGCCATCCTTGCCGACCCGGCGCAGGACCTGGGCTGGATCACAGAACTGTTGCCGACGCAGGCGCCGCTCGCGCCTCAAGAGATCGGGGTTGCGCCCCCGATCGATGCCGCGCGTGAAGCGCTGGTACAGGCCGATGCGGTCGACAGCATCGACCTCCTTGCTGACGCAATGGCAGCGATGGCGCGGCTCAGTCCCGATGAACTGGCCTTGCTGCATGAGACCATGCCGTTCCGGCCGATCGTGCAGGCGACTGATGAACTGGCGAATATTGCGCCGCCGAAATCCTGGATCGCCTGGCTCGATCGCGCTGCAGATCCGGCCTTCGCCAATGCACTTGATATCGCAAGGCTGGGGAAGGATGAGTGGGAGATCGGTGCATCGGCGTGCGATCCGGTCGCGGTAGGTGCCTTCGTCGCAGCGCTCGAAAAGGCCCAAGGCAACAAGCTTGCCGCCGATCGCACTAGCCAGGCCTTGCCCTATCTGGTCGCCTGGCTGCAGAGAGACGACGAATTCCCAAGGGCTGCTCTGTCGCCGATCTATGGTGGGTTATTGACCCTCTTTGCGCTCGGGAGTGCGCGCGGAGCAACTATCTACGAGTCGAGCCAAGTGTTGGTTGAAGGGCTTCTGGCCTCGGGCCTTGACCAAAAGGCCTATCGCGACCTGATCGCCGATATCGATGAGATCGCCGGTGACGGCTTTGGCGTCGATATGATCTATTGGGTTCTGGAGCTTGTTGAGAGTTTCATGAACGCCGCCACACCCGATGCGAGTGCCCGCGAGACGTTCCTCCATCGCATTCTTGCCCGCATCGTTCCAATCTATGGCCGACTTACCCGCATTCAGCGGATCGCGGTCAGATTGTTGTCGAGCGAACTCGGCTGGTCGCCGCCGGTAACACCGGCAACCGATGTCGAGCCCGCGGATGATGGCTTGGCTAGCCGCCTGGCTGGCTTGCGCATTGCCATCTATTCGCTGACCGAATCCTCAAGCCGGCAAGCCAAGGCTGTTCTGGAGGAGATCTCGCCGTCCGTCACGGTCGATACAAATGCCGATCACGGCGGTAGCCCTCGGCTGCGCGCACTGGCGGAGAATTCCGATCTCTTCGTGATGACCTGGTTATCGGCAAAGCACGCAGCTACGGATTTCATCCGTGAGCATCGCGGCGGTCGAACATTGCTCTATTCGCAAGGGAAGGGATTCTCGAGCATAGTGCGAGCTATTGAGGCCCATCTATTGAAAAAGGCATGA
- the dpdK gene encoding phospholipase D-like domain-containing protein DpdK — MLYPSRDLHGPAQSRAVRDLFQSLFVAELIHPSPKLWLFFAWISDVEIIDNSAREFAALEPDWPAAPIRLSQVLRALLARGVELRLVIRADGHNDYFIARLQTLKARYGDQIKWTVEKSFHAKGLLGADYFLSGSMNLTLNGISINGEHLVLRTDPAAVAEQSIELESRWESQMT, encoded by the coding sequence ATGCTCTATCCGTCACGCGATCTCCATGGCCCGGCACAGTCGCGGGCAGTCCGCGACCTGTTTCAAAGCCTGTTCGTCGCCGAACTCATCCATCCCAGCCCGAAGCTGTGGCTTTTCTTCGCTTGGATCAGCGATGTCGAGATCATCGACAATTCCGCGCGCGAGTTCGCAGCGCTCGAGCCGGATTGGCCGGCGGCGCCGATCCGCTTGTCGCAAGTGCTCCGCGCCTTACTCGCCCGTGGCGTCGAACTTCGGCTGGTGATCCGCGCGGACGGCCACAATGACTATTTCATCGCTCGCCTTCAGACACTCAAGGCGCGCTACGGCGATCAGATCAAATGGACCGTGGAGAAGAGTTTCCACGCCAAGGGCCTGCTCGGTGCCGACTACTTCTTGAGCGGTTCGATGAATCTCACGCTCAACGGCATTTCGATCAACGGCGAACATCTCGTACTGCGTACCGACCCGGCGGCGGTCGCCGAGCAATCGATCGAGCTTGAATCGCGCTGGGAAAGCCAGATGACATGA